CTGAATATCCAACCATCCGCTATCAAAATAACACATACTTTGAATTCATGGAAGGCCAACTAGTTCCTGTATTAAATATATGTGATGTTACTGGCTTCTTCTGTGATGTTAGAAGGGCGTACTGTTAACCACgttcacatggcggccattttcctctgactcTTGACGAGGACGTTGTTGTTAATTGTCTTGCTGTCTCTTCGCCCAACCTCAGACATGTTCTCGTTAAGTCAATTGCGTCATGTAACATCACGCTCAGATGAACACACATGTCGCTGTCATGTTCATACGAATCCAACGCAACAGTGCGGTCCAAGCTCTTTAGCGGTTAGTGCTTTGTGTGGCACGAAGAGACTGACAAGACATGTCGGCCTCGTTAATTAAGTGTTGTCAGCGTTCCCAGAAACAACGTGACCACCGCAGCGTACCAGCAAGCCTTCATCATACGGTCGTAGTTGGATTGGATCTAGGAAAACTTTGTCGAATGGGTTACAATACTACGTTGCTTCTTTAACTTCCATTGTACGTTATCTAAGTATCTTGCATTGCGTTACTGATCAGGTGTTCTCTCCTTGCAGGACAACCAGTTAGAGTTCCTGGAGGACGATCTGTTCATCGACTTACTGAACCTCAGTCATCTCTTCCTACATGGCAATCGATTATGGAGCCTTCGACAGAACACTTTCCGTGGTCTGGGGGTCTTGGACCGTCTGCTTCTCCACCAGAATCGAATCCAGTGGGTTGACCGGCAGGCTTTCCACGACCTGCGACGCCTGACCACCCTTTATCTGTTTAATAACTCCCTGACTGAGCTATCTGGTGGCAGCTTGACGCTTCTGCCTGCGTTGGAGTACCTACGACTTAACGACAACCCCTGGGAGTGTGACTGCAAGGCCCTGTCACTTTGGGATTGGCTGCGGCGGTTCAGAGGCTCCACCTCCTCACTGGTATGTGTTTCGCCCCCAGAGCTGGCAGGGAAGGACCTGAAGACGGTGAAGAAAGAGGAGTTGCCCAGTTGTGAGGGTCATGCACGTGGTGGCCAGGGTCGGGAGATGGAGCACGGAGAGTCTTTGAATCACCTGAATCGTCACAGAAACCATCACAACCACCATCAGCGGCCGTACTTGCCTCACGGGGACCAGTACAGCTTGCCGTCGCCCTCGCCCCTGCCACGGCCGCCTAAGGGAGGCCGCAGAAACTGTACCCGCCGGGGCCGCAAGGCCAAAGGGGGGCTCAATGAGGTACAGGTACTGCGGGAGGACGGGGAGAAGGACTATACTCCAGATGGAGGTAAATATGACCTGTCTGGATCTGGAAGGAGGAAGAACAAGTGCATCCCCAGGACTTCTGTTGGCCCACCGAGCGGGGTCCAGAGAGCCAATAATAAAGCAGGGTCACACCTCGCTGATTATCTCTTCTGTTtaccgtcagccctcctgatgtcactgatctCTGTGATCGTACGCTGAGACAGAAAATGTGCAGGAAATGAGACTGTTGTGCTGGTGATGCAACCTTATGATTCATTCTCCTGAACCACCCTGACCTGGCTCTTTAAATGAGGCATGTGTGCataactgtgtgtgtacatgactGTGTATAAACAACTATCAAATATCTACTGTTGAAGTGTCCCTGCAGTATTAAGGCAGGAATCTTTAACGGGTCATAATCTAAACATGGACGTCAGGGAAAACAATTCAGCCCACAGCTTTGATGATGTCACCAGGGGATCGACAGGAAAACTTTACATTCGTCTCGGTGGCATCGATTGCTTAACTGAATTGATGTACTTGTAAAAACTGTACAGCCACATAGAATAACAAGCCAGTCAATCATTGCGATGATAGCGAGGAGAGTGTTTGATATGAATTGAGCAGTTCAAGGCTCAGTCTCTATGTTTAGCCCCTTTGACAATTTCATCGCTCTCTCAGCGCATCCTTCCATCTGTCACTCGCGCCGAGACAAAGACAGTCACTCAACAGCACCTTAAGATCAAGACACAAAATACCGCGGAGGCAAGTGGCAGTAAAATGAGCCATCGTTTGAGCAGTAATAACTATAATCACTACAAATCCACCAATGAAGTGGTTTTTACTTACACGTCGTCACTGGAAAGGTGAACCCActtcagtgcacatctgtgtcTTTTCAGTCGAAACTCTAAGAAAGACACCACCGGAGTTGGTGACACGTCTATGTAACAGTTAAGTCCTCAAATAGTCCTGTTGAAAGGTGTCTGTTGTCCTTGCAACCCATCGACTTAAAAGCCATTCAGAAACAACCAATCATAAGGGCCAACCAGTCACAGTCAGTGTAAATGAGCAGGTGAGTGAATGAGTTTCTGTGTTACTGTTTGTAAGAGTGTGTCTCcaccaaaaagaagaagaagaaaaaaaaaaaactaaagccaTGCGGGTAGAACGACACTAGATAGCAAGAGTGCCTAATGCGAGCCAGTGGCCTATGAGGACAGATAATGGTTACCGTTTGGCTTCATTCACACTTTTGGACCTCACTGGCTACAAAACAGAGGCCTCAAAAAGCCTGAAGGGTCAACTCACGCAGGCCAAGGAAAAGCTGGGACCCAACTTTCCAACTCCCAGAAAACTGTTATgcactttttttctgaaatactGTGGAGGATAacggaaaagaaaatgtaccCTTCGAGCAGGGATGGTTCAATCAAAGTCGTCACAGGAGGGTTTCGAACACTGGAAGGAGGACAGATGaccaccacaacatcctgcGATGGTATAACGAACTGCTGAAAGTGGAAAACAGAAGCAGCTCAGAATCTGTGATGATCATCACAGGGCAAAGGGAACGACAAACCGCTACTGaatttctctctgtcctctctggtgtgtttagtgtgctCCAAAACAGCCGGACTTGACACTCTGTAAGCCCTGATTGGAGAGTTGGATTTTTAATGCTGCTACGACTGAGAGGAGCCCCTTTCCGAGGCTTTCTTCTGCAGGAAATAACAAGGACAAAGAGGACTATGGGATACAGTGCCCCGAATGAACTGGAGCGGTTCAAGCACACACACCCCTAATGAAGCCCGATCACCTTCACAGCCTTCCTGGCCCCACTGCAAACAGATAACCCCTGTCAGATCCCAGAGCAGAGCACCACGGATGCTGTATAGGTTTTCAGTCATTCACCCCAAAGTCTCAAGTGCTCAATTACAATAAGTGAAACCTGTACAGATGCACACGGGTCGTGCGGGTACCTTAACGAGCCAgtaatgctaaaaaaaaaaaaaaaactcttcatttCTTAAAGCATTACAGAGTTGTGACTTGCCCTTGTATGCAAAGGACCTCGCTAAGAAGCCACCAACGACGacaaaaagcacaacaaatTATTAGATTGGTTTGCTGACGACCTAACGATGCGCGGTCCTGATGGGAATCCGAGCGCAGGGAGCGACATGCGTACCGCCGGTGCGCGCTTCCTGCCGAAGCCCCGCCTTTTTTTCgtgtctatctatctaaatgTTGGGGGACGAACAGGAAGTCCGTCGCTGGTGTCGTTCTCCCGACATGTAGGATTATAGAGACCCCTACTGGTGAACTTGTTCGTGCTGCTGTGAACCCAGAGGTGATGTAAATTGTGTCTGTTTATTCCTGTGAGGATGActttgttttgtaaaataaacaacgacaaaaaaaaaacaaccaaaaaaagaaagaaaagaaagaaaagaaaaatgaaactcTCCGTTATGTCTTGGTCGTTCCCTGAAAAGTACACAGGGAGCTCGGAGCtggaacttttttttatttcgtaTGATTACCATcattatatacttttttttgtttttttttttcagttgtgtctttttgttttgctgactCATTCAAGATAAACACTGCActgccccctccctctcccccctctaTTCTGTTctatcctcctcttcatccctccctccctcctcctcctcacctcccttcctctgtctgcctcttctcctcccctctccttcccttcctATCTCTCtattctttttcctctcctctcttcattTGTGCAACGCAAATGTTTTgtatgtggttatcaaacaatGCCAGACTCAAAAGCTGTTtataaataacattaaacaGAAAGTGTCCTCAAATGGCTGAGGTGGTCTCTGTTTGCCTTCTTTCTGTCATAGTGCATATGcacatctgtctgtgtgtgtctgtgtgtgtgtgagtgtggctAATAGACAGACCTCCAGAATGGGCCCTGAGGCTGAATGATAAGGCAATGAAAGGAATGGAaaaaatgggtaaaaaaaaagtagaaaaaggtAATGGAATAAGTGCACAAATTCATCTATCGCCgcgagagaaacacacacacccatttAACCAGGGTATATTTTGGCCTCCTTCATGTCCTAGTTTCACTCATACACTCTGCAGCCTCTAATAAAATATGCATCAGAATGactgtgagcacacacacacacacacacacactcacaaaagctcacaaatacacacacctgTCGAGCTGTATTAGCTGTGAGGGAGGTGTCTTGTGTCAGGTCAAGGTGAGGTCAAATAGAGCGCTCGCGTGCGCCGCGTCCAATTTGATGGTTTGCACAGTGTTCACGTTTGTGCGCGCCGGTTTGCACGCGGCGCTGCATTTGCTTTATGTCCGTGTGTGCTCGTGTACGATACGTGGTGTACCATGTATGCCCACCGTCACGGCAGATCCGGCCTGACAGCAAGCTGGGGCAGGGGGAAGAGGTGTGCCTCTGAGAGACAGTATCACTGCTCTGTTTGTAAAACAAAGCTGACAACCGGGAGAGCGAGGGGGAGAAAGAATGAGTAAAGCTCGAGGATTTAAAGGCAGAGGGGTGAAGATATCTACGAAGGAAATCCAAGAAGTAGTTATCAGTACCAAACAGACCGGCAGCCAGGGGAGAGGAAGTGGGCATAATATGGGTGGCTGCAGCATCAGCTCGGAGCTGTGCTCGGTCAATCACTGCACAGCCTGGGCTGCAATTTACATGCGTTCATCCATGTATGGATACTAAATGTGATGGAGGGCAGCGTTTGAGTCAGAGCACAGAGCTtcacataaaacaggaaacatgaaaGAGTTTCTAAAACAGGAGTCAGGCACGTCAGTATTCAAATGAATGTTTATGTACTTTAAATGAGAACAATAGAGGAATATGTGAAAGGAtgaattaaaggagacatgttttcatgtgtcagATTTCTTCggagttacttttaaaatgtgtttacatgctttagtgtCTGTTTGagcgcctgtctctttaaggccccgccTCCTCAATACCAAGTCCTTTCTGATtcgtcagctcacacacgcctgacccaacACCTCTAACGACAACAGAGCGGCTGTGCTGAGTCGATTTCATTCATCCAAACTTGGCGTtcattttgcaaatgtgtgacatgctgacgtagcgtgatgtcacaaagtcaccgAATTGGAGGCGtgactactgacgaggtgttttccgtgggaaagaggagcttctgttggttcTGACTTTGACCCTTTTAACTTTAAAGATCTTTTTTATTCACAAGATATTTAACCTAAAACATTGAAGgaaactaaacaaaataaaaaaaaaacagatataatacgtaataaaatagaaaaagcaacggtaaacacacaacaataaaGACGAAGATGCAAGGGAGGATCTTATTAAGGACAGAGgaatgagggagagagatggcAGAAAGATAGCAAGAAGCAAACGACATTAGAGAAATAGGTTAGGAAATAAAGTCAAAGGAAAGTTGGGGCTATGAGGAAAAAATAAGTCGAAAGGGgaaataaacaacagagggaaagagggaTTAAAGGAAaaagacggagagaaaaaataaaggaGAAAAGATAAAGGGTTGAGAAGAGAAAGTAATAGGAGgcgaaataaatcaaatgataTAAAGATGCTGCCGAGGACAATCAGAGGAATgtaaggagggaaggagggaaggaattAGGGGAGAAAACAAGGTGGTGAGGAAGAGAGCCGTGCAACGAAGGATGCATAGGGCAGGAGAGAAACCCTCCATAGAGACGCATGTATACAGGCTCCGTGATCAAACAGAAGAACAGCTCATCCACTAGTTCAGTCCCTAAGCTGAGGATCTGAAATAGCCGCATGTGAATATTTATATATGCCTATGTTCCCTTCCAAAGGCAAAGAGGCCAAGCAAAATTGATTTCTGCGTATGAATCCCCGCAGAGTTGAGACTCAGCAAAAGAGAAGCTGAAAAGAgcaagggagagggaggaataaaagaaataaagcgCCGCTCGGAAGAACAGTAGTAGATTTTGTGAAACAACCTGAAAACTATGAAATGGGGGACGCCTTCAGTGAGATGCAGATGTATGAAGTCGATGCGTACGCTATTTGTCTTGCGTTCTGTCCTCATCAAGAAGGATATTCGCCTCACGTGTTTTGATTTTCGCTTTATGAGCACGTGGCATCGATCACGCACCAGCTCAAATGCATCACACTTCCATCCTGTACGCACCATTGAACACCAGCCGCATTTTCGTCGCCGTAACTCCATCAGGCTACGTTGCACTCATTACAGGCCGGTATCTGATTCTAATTAGGAAGAAGGTCAAAGTGTGGAGCCGTAATGGAGCCAGACGAGAATGTGCAGCCATGAAACCACGAGCCATAGATCAAGATCTGACTCGATCTGTTGCAAAAATGTTCCGCCCCGCTGTTTTAAGTCCAAACTTCCATCGCACGGCGCTTTTGAATGAATTGACCGGctccttttctttccatctCAGTGTCAACAG
This genomic window from Sparus aurata chromosome 13, fSpaAur1.1, whole genome shotgun sequence contains:
- the rtn4rl1a gene encoding reticulon-4 receptor-like 1; the protein is MFRRGYGGVELLLVLCGLDLSLPCPRHCICYTSPSTVSCQAHNFHAVPEGIPAQSERVFLQNNKIQRLLRGHFSPTTTMLWLYSNNISYIQPSTFHGFDRLEELDLGDNRHLNAIASDTFTGLGRLHALHLYHCGLISLPPGIFSGLHNLQYLYLQDNQLEFLEDDLFIDLLNLSHLFLHGNRLWSLRQNTFRGLGVLDRLLLHQNRIQWVDRQAFHDLRRLTTLYLFNNSLTELSGGSLTLLPALEYLRLNDNPWECDCKALSLWDWLRRFRGSTSSLVCVSPPELAGKDLKTVKKEELPSCEGHARGGQGREMEHGESLNHLNRHRNHHNHHQRPYLPHGDQYSLPSPSPLPRPPKGGRRNCTRRGRKAKGGLNEVQVLREDGEKDYTPDGGKYDLSGSGRRKNKCIPRTSVGPPSGVQRANNKAGSHLADYLFCLPSALLMSLISVIVR